A single region of the Acanthopagrus latus isolate v.2019 chromosome 11, fAcaLat1.1, whole genome shotgun sequence genome encodes:
- the si:ch211-284e20.8 gene encoding fetuin-B: protein MSVYLLVLCLALLQQQGRASPDPPGCNSPEAVRVAEEALEQINQDRTEGYILSLNRLYDLSHTPDKEKGVSLYKLTIDVMETKCHITSRKPWKQCKVRDIGDVPVYGECEVSASIGSEVQLQSYSCAIREVPATVVVAECPDCPTADNLNEPVIKETANLSLQRFNEESRLANYFTLKNITRASSQWVIGPSYFVEFTIVETVCSRNTDTSELSNCNPMDCQFAHRGFCLGTHMAVEDQFEIRPSAGKKDSSFQNRNAVEVKCEIYEPQAAGVEEQAHVRADSGHTVQQHNHTHLHPHEHMHSVTPSSDLAVSKPRGSLGTVVNQPAPVRSSPAASSCPSPHRHNLGIVKLRL, encoded by the exons atgAGTGTGTATCTGCTGGTCCTGTGTCTGGctttgctgcagcagcaggggagaGCCAGTCCAGACCCTCCGGGCTGCAACAGTCCTGAGGCTGTGAGGGTGGCAGAAGAGGCCCTGGAGCAGATCAACCAGGACCGGACAGAAGGATACATCCTGAGCCTCAACAGGCTGTACGACCTCTCTCACACTCCTGACAAG gagaAAGGTGTGTCACTCTACAAACTGACAATTGATGTCATGGAAACCAAATGCCACATCACCAGCAGGAAACCATGGAAACAATGTAAAGTCAGAGATATTGGTGACGTTCCA GTGTATGGAGAGTGTGAGGTATCTGCCTCCATCGGCTCTGAAGTCCAACTTCAAAGCTACTCCTGTGCAATACGTGAAG TTCCTGCCACAGTGGTGGTGGCTGAATGCCCCGACTGTCCCACAGCCGACAACTTGAATGAGCCAGTCATCAAGGAGACGGCCAATCTCTCCCTGCAGAGGTTCAACGAAGAGAGCCGGCTGGCCAATTACTTCACTCTGAAGAACATTACAAGAGCCAGTTCacag TGGGTTATTGGTCCATCCTACTTTGTGGAGTTCACGATTGTGGAGACGGTGTGTTCCAGGAATACAGACACCAGTGAACTGAGCAACTGCAATCCTATGGACTGTCAGTTTGCT CATAGAGGCTTCTGTTTGGGCACGCACATGGCCGTGGAGGACCAGTTTGAAATCAGACCCTCCGCTGGAAAGAAGGACAGCTCGTTTCAAAATCGGAATGCTGTTGAGGTGAAGTGTGAGATCTACGAACCTCAG GCTGCTGGTGTGGAGGAGCAGGCCCATGTGAGAGCAGACAGCGGGCACACCGTGCAGCagcacaaccacacacacctgcatccCCATGAGCACATGCACTCAGTCACACCCAGCTCAGACCTCGCTGTCTCCAAGCCACGGGGCTCCCTCGGGACTGTGGTGAATCAGCCTGCTCCTGTCAGGTCCTCACCTGCAGCCAGCTCCTGTCCCAGTCCGCACAGACACAATCTGGGTATAGTTAAACTcaggctctga
- the LOC119028050 gene encoding antihemorrhagic factor cHLP-B-like yields MNHSVLLSLLLALGCMHVHGAPVDQGGMQPWSCEDAQAKGAAGLALNKINQDRQEGYILGLHRLSNVHITKQDENGAVFYLTLDVVETNCSVLSRKDYKNCEARPDHNTPVYGQCKAAIFINRVQRVVRLYKYDCVIRPVPAAKVSELCPDCPSHVAFDNAEVQKAVTLSLEKFNKESTLDKHFSLLKISRATTGMAMRMYYNVEYTIQETTCPKSTEVVTAETCPPMNCEFAHKGFCKASLFYSPTGDADTSVECEIYEPEAAETQKKLHLLGGETDHSHNATHTHDHDHDHAHAADHAHSHDHAHDHTKPHAHHDKTAKHADNSDHHHTHDHEGGSHRHAHGHSHDHGHGHDHVHAHHAKAHNHSGDLPNQHHDYKHADSEHSHDHDHELALDHDHKHTHLHEHEHHHHHHDHDHEKTAHDHPEGMVRMLPAMDQPMTLPSFPDVPAGGPEVGVTLPLKPDPQIPGKMEPTIEAFPTAISAQCPPAAEGTSLVEKAFAEDPMFKPAA; encoded by the exons GCACGTCCATGGTGCACCGGTGGACCAGGGTGGCATGCAGCCGTGGTCATGTGAAGACGCCCAGGCGAAGGGTGCTGCAGGACTGGCTCTCAACAAGATCAACCAGGACCGGCAGGAAGGATACATCCTCGGCCTCCACCGCCTGTCCAACGTCCACATTACCAAACAA GATGAGAACGGCGCAGTTTTCTACCTGACCCTGGATGTTGTTGAGACCAACTGCAGCGTTCTCAGCAGGAAGGACTATAAGAACTGTGAGGCTCGTCCCGACCACAATACACCG GTTTATGGACAGTGCAAAGCTGCCATCTTCATCAACCGAGTGCAAAGAGTGGTGCGTCTCTACAAATATGACTGTGTGATCAgaccag TTCCTGCAGCTAAGGTGAGTGAGCTCTGTCCTGACTGTCCATCTCATGTCGCCTTTGACAACGCCGAGGTTCAGAAGGCAGTTACTCTCTCACTGGAGAAGTTCAACAAGGAGAGCACGCTGGACAAACACTTCTCTCTGCTCAAAATCTCCCGTGCTACCACCGGG ATGGCCATGAGGATGTATTACAACGTAGAGTACACCATCCAGGAGACCACCTGCCCCAAGAGCACAGAAGTAGTGACAGCTGAAACGTGCCCCCCAATGAACTGCGAGTTCGCT CACAAGGGCTTCTGTAAGGCATCCCTGTTCTACTCTCCCACCGGTGATGCTGATACTAGTGTGGAGTGTGAGATCTATGAGCCAGAG GCTGCAGAGACTCAGAAGAAGCTGCACTTGCTGGGCGGAGAGACCGACCATAGCCacaatgccacacacacacacgaccacgACCATGACCATGCACACGCTGCTGACCACGCACACTCTCATGACCATGCACACGACCACACCAAGCCCCACGCTCATCACGACAAAACCGCGAAGCACGCTGACAACAGTGATCACCACCACACGCACGACCACGAGGGCGGCAGCCACAGGCACGCTCACGGCCACTCCCATGACCACGGCCACGGTCACGATCATGTGCACGCTCATCACGCCAAGGCACACAACCACAGCGGCGACCTGCCCAACCAACACCACGACTACAAGCACGCCGACAGCGAGCACTCCCACGACCACGACCACGAGCTCGCCCTCGACCACGACCACAAGCACACTCACCTGCACGAGCATgagcaccaccaccatcaccacgaCCACGACCACGAGAAAACAGCCCACGACCACCCCGAGGGCATGGTGAGGATGCTGCCCGCTATGGACCAGCCCATGACCCTGCCCTCCTTCCCAGATGTCCCCGCCGGTGGCCCTGAAGTGGGAGTCACCCTGCCCCTGAAGCCCGACCCCCAGATCCCTGGAAAAATGGAACCCACCATCGAGGCCTTCCCCACCGCCATCTCAGCCCAGTGCCCCCCAGCAGCGGAAGGAACCAGCCTGGTGGAGAAAGCCTTCGCTGAGGACCCCATGTTCAAGCCAGCTGCATGA